In Ptiloglossa arizonensis isolate GNS036 chromosome 6, iyPtiAriz1_principal, whole genome shotgun sequence, a single window of DNA contains:
- the LOC143148278 gene encoding uncharacterized protein LOC143148278, whose translation MSPASQGAVEVERYIGSCLISSNLRPGPHKPIIGKKQEPVIRGKTRACYGGQNLINSTEQCQVQYGPGGWTGAPLISMTSSPRRCNQRSSPSLGLQQQQQQQQQQQACDQQVSTHLHKNPLSRLAIHTQGAPLILAGRFHNRGKIHNTGNVNGITNTVCSSAAVSSHVHNNGNTTALNGTMNSAVRCPPSRSQRSVELSKKQQVNPKSADCATNKETTGTGTNIANIDSLSIASDESSGSNNSENSLPRIIKPRKRRKKDRKPTNNVTTSVEVAKHEEQQQQSGPSVTGEQSNVVSLKPYIPGCYEQRYEAAPLQLRNHRRPPIGRESVYGCRAQTTSMSVQEIADVRQRYAHRHVEGRVLDDNRNVIVPVQIRTIPPKGYRHNSHHTSNNNVPPYLHEYNNLTSCESSIKDGLGSCQCRYCDPSGLIWDVDQNCYSPFLTPSSSNEFCPSHFSHMPLFLSRPALNCQGRSVERLFNVDGPLVHREKDTGTAGVVLRRSWSDPTSYFSEEIAVPSKDVGVIGDRGQAESGKRRTLWHGDTIGFPTNNAGSSGTGNNGTVLSPKGLEVSTEIITSPNGHRDLEIKFYSPSPNAPAPEEDKILIAEEVDEDEEDFSDIWSYHESKLQQDFRTLLQAEE comes from the coding sequence ATGAGCCCGGCCTCTCAGGGCGCCGTGGAGGTGGAGCGTTACATCGGTAGTTGCTTGATATCATCGAACCTTAGACCGGGACCGCACAAGCCGATCATCGGCAAGAAGCAGGAACCTGTGATACGCGGGAAAACGCGAGCCTGTTACGGTGGACAGAACTTGATAAACAGTACCGAGCAATGTCAGGTACAATATGGTCCTGGCGGTTGGACAGGCGCTCCGTTAATATCGATGACGTCCAGTCCGCGCAGATGTAATCAGAGATCATCGCCGTCGCTTGGactgcagcagcagcagcagcagcaacagcagcagcaagcTTGCGATCAGCAAGTGTCGACACACCTGCACAAGAATCCGCTCTCTAGGTTAGCTATTCACACGCAGGGAGCGCCGCTGATCTTGGCTGGTCGATTTCACAATCGCGGCAAGATACATAACACCGGGAACGTTAATGGCATTACCAATACAGTTTGCAGTAGTGCAGCGGTTAGCAGTCACGTTCATAATAATGGGAACACGACGGCATTAAATGGTACGATGAACAGTGCAGTGAGATGTCCACCGTCCCGGTCGCAAAGGTCGGTGGAACTTTCGAAAAAGCAGCAAGTGAACCCTAAGTCTGCGGATTGCgcgacgaacaaggaaaccaccGGTACGGGAACCAATATCGCGAACATCGATTCGTTGAGTATCGCCAGCGACGAAAGTTCGGGATCGAACAACTCCGAAAACAGTCTGCCGCGTATAATCAAGCCTAGAAAGCGCAGAAAGAAAGATAGGAAACCGACCAACAACGTAACCACTTCCGTGGAGGTTGCGAAACACGAGGAACAGCAACAACAGTCCGGTCCGAGCGTAACCGGCGAACAATCGAACGTAGTCTCTTTGAAACCGTATATACCTGGCTGTTACGAACAACGTTACGAAGCAGCACCGCTTCAGCTTAGAAATCATAGAAGGCCGCCCATAGGAAGGGAAAGTGTGTACGGTTGCAGAGCCCAGACAACGAGTATGTCGGTGCAGGAGATCGCCGACGTCAGGCAAAGGTATGCCCATCGGCACGTGGAAGGGAGAGTACTGGACGACAACAGAAATGTCATTGTACCGGTGCAAATTCGTACGATCCCGCCGAAGGGTTACAGACACAACTCCCACCACACGAGCAACAACAACGTTCCGCCTTATCTGCACGAGTACAACAACCTGACGAGTTGCGAGAGCAGCATCAAGGATGGATTGGGATCGTGTCAGTGTCGATACTGCGATCCCTCGGGGCTCATATGGGACGTAGATCAAAACTGTTACTCGCCCTTCTTGACCCCATCGTCGTCGAACGAGTTTTGCCCTAGCCACTTCTCCCACATGCCGCTATTTTTGTCACGGCCGGCTCTCAATTGCCAAGGACGGAGCGTCGAGAGACTTTTTAACGTCGATGGTCCTTTGGTACATCGCGAGAAAGATACCGGTACTGCCGGTGTCGTACTCAGACGCAGTTGGAGCGATCCGACTAGTTACTTCAGCGAAGAAATCGCCGTTCCTAGTAAAGACGTTGGTGTAATCGGCGACAGGGGACAAGCCGAAAGTGGCAAACGTCGAACGCTCTGGCACGGTGACACGATCGGTTTTCCAACGAACAACGCGGGCTCATCCGGTACGGGAAACAACGGTACCGTATTGTCACCGAAAGGATTGGAGGTTTCCACGGAAATCATTACGTCGCCCAACGGTCACAGAGACCTCGAGATAAAATTCTATTCGCCCTCGCCGAACGCCCCGGCGCCGGAGGAAGATAAAATACTCATTGCGGAGGAGGTAGACGAAGACGAGGAAGATTTCAGCGACATTTGGAGTTACCACGAGTCGAAATTGCAGCAGGATTTCCGTACGTTGCTGCAAGCAGAAGAATGA